The following proteins are co-located in the Mesorhizobium sp. M1E.F.Ca.ET.045.02.1.1 genome:
- a CDS encoding GFA family protein codes for MTKYQGGCLCGAVRYRAEAEPINERVCHCRICQKAIGAAFNARLLFRIDDVTVEGPLTTVNSSPDLKRGFCAACGTTMFSRRDSRGILGVTSGSLDDPSVFKPDMHFWTTSKQPWVQLDDGLPQFEGAPPV; via the coding sequence ATGACGAAATACCAGGGCGGATGCTTATGCGGAGCGGTGCGCTACCGCGCCGAGGCTGAACCGATCAACGAGCGCGTCTGCCATTGCCGGATCTGCCAGAAGGCGATCGGCGCGGCCTTCAACGCGCGCCTTCTGTTCCGCATCGACGACGTGACCGTCGAAGGGCCTTTGACGACGGTCAATTCATCGCCGGACCTCAAGCGCGGTTTTTGCGCAGCCTGCGGCACGACGATGTTTTCGCGGCGCGATTCACGGGGCATCCTCGGCGTCACCTCCGGTTCGCTCGACGATCCGTCCGTGTTCAAGCCCGACATGCATTTCTGGACGACTTCCAAACAGCCCTGGGTGCAGCTCGATGATGGGTTGCCGCAATTTGAGGGCGCGCCGCCAGTCTAA